A genomic window from Gymnodinialimonas ceratoperidinii includes:
- a CDS encoding GAF domain-containing sensor histidine kinase, translating into MSLDMERAHPRGEAFLDGQENALRQLFFLSLDPSIAMDDKVSRLLQLGCDVLGLPLGIVSRVDGSDYEVEYIVGPEWAPESGTKFEVSKTYCTHTLSADDVRHFHHAGESEIANHPCYVDFGLESYIGVPLRVGAKRVGTLNFSGPDARAPFTELEIEVVELLGRWLGQEWLKVETSKALAEKTMLLNSIIEAVPDAIIASNRNREIQMVNAATERLFGFSREELVGQNTALFYPSKSDYEKHGERLLRKAMETTIDRFEMSLRKQNGSTFEGEIFMAPLRNEADTQTGVVGVVRDVSERKALEQARDELISTVSHELRTPISSVTGALKLLGIERGNLSKKMQGMLDAALRNAERLTQLVGDILDFEKLETKGGTSGKHDINLSALVARAVADIGPYAAEHGVIVADVPVDVTAITLDGDENRLLQVLSNLLSNAVKASQPGATVEAGASEDGRGFWVRDQGEGIPETLQKNLFDRFTRAPGSYAKGQSGTGLGMSIVKNIVDQFGGEIGLQTAPGQGTTFTVTFPPRDGEAG; encoded by the coding sequence ATGAGCTTGGATATGGAGCGCGCGCACCCGCGTGGAGAGGCCTTTCTAGACGGTCAGGAAAACGCGCTGCGACAGTTGTTCTTCCTGTCCCTCGATCCGAGCATCGCGATGGACGACAAGGTCTCGCGACTGCTGCAACTCGGATGCGATGTTCTGGGCCTGCCGCTTGGCATCGTCAGCCGCGTCGACGGCTCTGATTACGAAGTCGAATACATCGTCGGCCCCGAATGGGCGCCTGAGAGTGGCACGAAGTTCGAAGTCTCGAAGACCTATTGCACCCATACCCTGTCCGCCGATGACGTGCGGCACTTCCATCATGCGGGCGAGTCCGAGATCGCCAACCATCCCTGCTACGTGGATTTCGGTCTCGAGAGCTATATCGGCGTGCCCTTGCGGGTGGGGGCCAAACGGGTGGGCACGCTCAACTTCTCCGGCCCCGATGCCCGCGCGCCCTTTACCGAGTTGGAAATCGAAGTGGTGGAACTGCTTGGGCGCTGGCTTGGTCAGGAGTGGCTGAAGGTCGAGACCTCCAAGGCGCTGGCCGAAAAGACGATGCTGTTGAATTCGATCATCGAAGCCGTGCCTGACGCGATCATTGCCTCCAACCGCAACCGCGAGATCCAGATGGTCAACGCCGCGACCGAGCGGCTCTTCGGGTTCAGCCGCGAAGAATTGGTCGGACAGAACACAGCGCTCTTTTACCCTAGCAAGAGCGACTACGAGAAACACGGCGAACGGCTTCTGCGCAAGGCGATGGAGACCACGATCGACCGTTTCGAGATGAGCCTGCGTAAACAGAATGGCTCGACCTTCGAGGGGGAGATCTTCATGGCGCCCCTGCGCAACGAGGCCGACACGCAGACGGGCGTCGTGGGCGTGGTGCGCGATGTCAGCGAACGCAAGGCACTGGAACAGGCGCGCGATGAGCTGATCTCCACCGTTTCCCACGAGCTGCGCACGCCGATCAGCTCGGTCACGGGGGCGCTCAAGCTGCTCGGCATCGAGCGCGGAAACCTCTCGAAAAAGATGCAGGGCATGTTGGACGCAGCCCTGCGCAACGCCGAGCGGCTCACGCAGCTTGTGGGCGACATTCTGGATTTCGAGAAGCTTGAAACCAAGGGCGGCACGTCGGGCAAGCATGACATCAACCTGTCCGCTCTCGTGGCGCGCGCGGTGGCCGATATCGGCCCCTATGCTGCCGAGCACGGCGTGATTGTCGCCGACGTCCCCGTGGATGTCACGGCCATCACGCTCGACGGGGATGAGAACCGCTTGCTGCAGGTGCTGAGCAATCTCTTGTCCAACGCCGTGAAGGCGTCACAACCCGGCGCGACGGTGGAGGCAGGCGCATCCGAGGATGGCCGGGGCTTCTGGGTGCGGGATCAGGGCGAGGGCATCCCCGAGACGCTGCAAAAAAACCTGTTCGACAGGTTCACCCGCGCGCCCGGAAGCTATGCGAAGGGTCAATCCGGCACCGGGCTTGGCATGTCCATCGTGAAGAACATCGTCGACCAGTTCGGCGGCGAAATCGGGCTTCAAACGGCGCCGGGCCAAGGGACGACTTTCACCGTCACCTTCCCGCCGCGTGACGGTGAGGCAGGCTAA